Proteins found in one Candidatus Tectomicrobia bacterium genomic segment:
- a CDS encoding pentapeptide repeat-containing protein — MAMIREDIEKAIEAASRARKPVSLPGADLRWSDLSGLDLSGADLSGAVLAGASLREADLSGADLSQADLQGADLEEAVLDDASLAEADVAGANFRGASLVGADLEGVNLDEALLDGARFL; from the coding sequence ATGGCGATGATCCGGGAAGACATCGAGAAGGCGATCGAGGCGGCCTCGCGGGCGCGGAAGCCGGTTTCCCTCCCGGGGGCGGACCTGCGGTGGTCGGACCTGAGCGGCCTGGACCTCTCCGGGGCGGATTTGAGCGGAGCCGTCTTGGCGGGCGCCTCGCTCCGGGAGGCGGATCTCTCGGGGGCGGATCTCTCCCAGGCGGATCTTCAGGGGGCCGACCTGGAGGAGGCGGTCCTGGACGACGCCTCCCTGGCCGAGGCCGACGTGGCCGGGGCGAATTTCCGGGGGGCGAGCCTGGTGGGGGCCGACCTGGAAGGGGTGAACCTGGACGAGGCCCTCCTCGACGGCGCCCGGTTCCTGTGA
- a CDS encoding MFS transporter: protein MGKDAPAQESGADLPRRRAVGFIIFIGVVSLFGDMTYEGARSITGPFLAVLGAGATAVGVVAGLGELVGYAVRLASGYLSDRTGRYWAVTIAGYAINLLAVPLLALVHHWELAAILIVSERMGKAIRTPARDAMLSHASSRIGLGWGFGLHEALDQTGAIAGPLIISAVLYFGGEYRTGFGILLVPALLALAVLLAARFSYPRPRDFELAPPPMTAEGLPKSFWIYMAGAMLIGAGFADFPLLAFHFEKAKTVPVVWIPTLYAVAMAADAIAALALGRLFDRVGIRAMILAAGLSLAAVPLAVLGGLEAAVAAMVLWGVGMGAQESVMRAAIAALAPSHRRATAYGIFNAGFGAAWFAGSALMGFLYDWSVMAMVAASVLLQAMSLPILASLGRVRFR, encoded by the coding sequence ATGGGCAAGGATGCGCCCGCGCAGGAGTCCGGAGCGGATCTTCCGCGCCGCAGGGCCGTCGGCTTCATCATCTTCATCGGGGTCGTCAGCCTGTTCGGCGACATGACCTACGAGGGCGCCCGGAGCATCACCGGGCCTTTCCTGGCGGTCCTGGGCGCGGGCGCCACGGCGGTGGGCGTCGTTGCGGGGCTTGGGGAGCTCGTGGGCTACGCCGTCCGCCTGGCGTCGGGCTACCTGAGCGACCGGACGGGCCGCTACTGGGCCGTCACCATCGCGGGCTACGCCATCAACCTCCTCGCCGTCCCGCTGCTGGCCCTCGTGCACCACTGGGAGCTGGCGGCCATCCTCATCGTCTCGGAGAGAATGGGAAAGGCGATCCGCACCCCGGCCCGGGACGCGATGCTCTCCCACGCCAGCAGCCGGATCGGCCTCGGCTGGGGCTTCGGCCTGCACGAGGCCCTGGATCAGACGGGGGCGATCGCGGGCCCGCTGATCATCAGCGCCGTGCTCTACTTCGGCGGAGAGTACCGCACCGGCTTCGGCATTCTCCTCGTCCCGGCCCTTCTGGCCCTCGCGGTGCTCCTCGCGGCGCGGTTCTCGTATCCACGCCCCCGGGACTTCGAGCTGGCGCCCCCTCCCATGACGGCGGAGGGCCTGCCCAAGTCCTTCTGGATTTACATGGCCGGTGCGATGCTCATCGGCGCCGGGTTTGCCGACTTCCCTCTCCTCGCCTTCCACTTCGAAAAGGCGAAAACCGTTCCCGTCGTCTGGATTCCCACCCTCTACGCGGTGGCGATGGCTGCGGACGCCATCGCCGCCCTCGCCCTCGGGCGGCTGTTTGACCGCGTCGGGATCCGGGCCATGATCCTGGCGGCGGGGCTCTCGCTGGCCGCCGTCCCCCTGGCCGTCCTGGGCGGCCTGGAAGCCGCCGTGGCGGCCATGGTGCTGTGGGGAGTGGGGATGGGGGCGCAGGAGTCAGTGATGCGGGCGGCCATCGCGGCGCTCGCGCCGAGCCACCGCCGCGCGACGGCCTATGGGATCTTCAACGCGGGCTTTGGGGCGGCCTGGTTCGCGGGCAGCGCCCTGATGGGGTTCCTCTACGATTGGTCCGTGATGGCGATGGTCGCCGCGTCGGTCCTGCTTCAGGCAATGTCCCTGCCGATCCTGGCGAGCTTGGGGCGGGTCCGGTTCAGGTAG
- a CDS encoding cobalamin B12-binding domain-containing protein codes for MSQERDLIRVLVAKVGLDGHDRGVKVVARCLRDAGMEVIYTGLHRTPEEVADAAIQEDVDVLGVSLLSGAHMTILPRIIDLLKMNDAEDIIVLAGGVMSDEDAADLKNRGVSEVLLQDTTPDVIVDTVRRLVAARSRR; via the coding sequence ATGAGCCAGGAGAGGGATCTCATCCGTGTGCTGGTGGCAAAGGTCGGACTCGACGGCCACGACCGCGGTGTCAAGGTGGTTGCACGGTGCTTGCGCGACGCGGGCATGGAGGTGATATACACCGGCCTCCACCGCACCCCGGAGGAAGTGGCCGACGCCGCCATCCAGGAGGATGTGGACGTGCTCGGGGTAAGTCTGCTGTCCGGCGCCCACATGACAATCCTTCCCCGCATCATCGACCTCTTGAAGATGAACGACGCCGAGGATATCATCGTGCTTGCCGGCGGCGTGATGTCGGACGAGGACGCCGCTGACCTGAAGAACCGGGGGGTAAGCGAGGTCCTTCTGCAGGACACCACACCGGACGTGATCGTCGACACAGTGAGGCGGCTGGTGGCGGCGCGGAGCCGCCGTTAG
- a CDS encoding NYN domain-containing protein, whose protein sequence is MGRSAVFIDGAYIEFLIREEFAEMRVDFARLSQRLAGNKELLRTYYYHCLPYQGSNPTEEETKRYMNKLRFFRTLDRLPRFEVRLGEIVYRGVREDGRENFVQKRVDMMLGVDLVRLATSGQITDAILVASDSNLVPAVSAAKECGVLVSLFHGRKAGANEDLWTLCDERYAITEDLLTAVQLAPRKDGHGAVHEMPAQTTLSA, encoded by the coding sequence ATGGGCAGGTCTGCGGTGTTCATCGACGGGGCATATATCGAGTTTCTGATTCGCGAGGAGTTCGCCGAGATGCGGGTGGATTTCGCCCGCCTCTCCCAGCGCCTGGCCGGCAACAAGGAGCTCCTGCGCACCTACTACTACCACTGCCTCCCCTACCAGGGATCCAACCCGACCGAGGAAGAGACGAAGCGCTACATGAACAAGCTGCGCTTCTTCCGCACCCTGGATCGCCTGCCGCGCTTCGAGGTGCGCCTGGGGGAGATCGTCTACCGGGGCGTGCGCGAGGACGGCCGGGAGAACTTCGTCCAGAAGCGCGTGGACATGATGCTCGGCGTGGACCTCGTGCGCCTGGCCACGAGCGGCCAGATCACCGACGCCATCCTCGTGGCGAGCGACAGCAACCTCGTGCCCGCCGTCTCGGCGGCCAAGGAGTGCGGGGTGCTGGTTTCGCTCTTCCACGGGCGCAAGGCCGGCGCCAACGAGGACCTCTGGACGCTGTGCGACGAGCGCTACGCCATCACCGAGGACCTGCTGACCGCGGTCCAGCTCGCCCCCCGCAAGGACGGCCACGGGGCGGTGCACGAGATGCCGGCCCAGACGACGCTCTCGGCCTGA
- a CDS encoding 3-hydroxyacyl-CoA dehydrogenase family protein codes for MSETHAAVIGEGSAISAALTQGGVRVTLAGAGDPIPPGCALAIEALPGGLAEKGALLRRLAGLTEDGTVLATSTGTLSAAALGAASGCPERVVALHFRHPAPFSGLVEVAPGPLTGEGTVQAAVAFLKGAGLAPLVVKDTPGFILNRLFVPFLNDCIRLVESGYATSSDIDVGVQLGLGYKMGPMRLLDIQGLDRHREAALSLFEQLGDPRYAPPPLADRMIASGRLGMKSGRGFFTYQRPSDQGDAEALPEAAGARDLSAGTALAEGIRRVGVIGLGAMGSGIAQVCATSGLEVSAVEVNAQALEAGLGRVQKNLADAVQRGKMQEAEKEATLGRLRGSADLESLAGCDLVIEAAVENLDLKLDIFKRLGGVAGEEAILATNTSCLPVTAMAAQTRRPGRVLGLHFFNPPYAMRLVEVIEAQQTEPEIAAFGLAFCRRLGKISIPVKDRPGFLVNRLVVPFLNHAAQLYDEGLAPRETLDQAVREGLGHPMGPLTLSDLVGVDVLTFVAEAMARELYEPRFGPPPLLSRMTAAGWLGRKSGRGFYGYEGR; via the coding sequence ATGAGCGAGACGCACGCCGCCGTCATCGGCGAGGGTTCCGCCATCTCCGCCGCCCTCACCCAGGGGGGCGTGCGGGTGACCCTCGCCGGGGCGGGCGATCCTATCCCCCCCGGCTGCGCCCTGGCCATCGAGGCCCTCCCGGGGGGCCTGGCCGAGAAGGGCGCCCTGCTCCGCCGCCTCGCCGGCCTGACGGAGGATGGGACCGTCCTGGCCACCAGCACCGGCACCCTCTCCGCCGCCGCCCTCGGCGCGGCCTCGGGCTGCCCGGAGCGGGTCGTGGCCCTCCACTTCCGCCATCCGGCCCCCTTCAGCGGGCTCGTCGAGGTGGCCCCGGGACCCCTGACGGGCGAGGGAACGGTCCAGGCCGCCGTGGCCTTCCTGAAAGGGGCGGGGCTCGCCCCCCTCGTGGTCAAGGACACCCCCGGCTTCATCCTGAACCGCCTCTTCGTCCCTTTCCTCAACGACTGCATCCGGCTGGTGGAGTCCGGCTACGCCACTTCTTCGGACATTGACGTAGGCGTTCAGCTGGGCCTGGGCTACAAGATGGGACCCATGCGCCTCCTCGACATCCAGGGGCTGGACAGGCACCGGGAGGCGGCGCTCTCCCTCTTCGAGCAGCTCGGCGACCCGCGCTACGCCCCTCCCCCCCTGGCGGACCGCATGATCGCCTCGGGGCGCCTGGGCATGAAATCCGGCCGGGGCTTCTTCACGTATCAGCGGCCCTCGGACCAAGGCGACGCCGAGGCCCTGCCGGAGGCGGCGGGGGCGCGGGATCTCTCGGCGGGCACCGCGCTGGCGGAGGGCATCCGCCGGGTGGGGGTCATCGGCTTGGGCGCCATGGGGAGCGGCATCGCCCAGGTGTGCGCCACGTCAGGCTTGGAAGTCAGTGCCGTCGAGGTGAACGCCCAGGCGCTCGAAGCGGGCCTTGGGCGCGTCCAGAAGAATCTCGCCGACGCCGTCCAGCGGGGGAAGATGCAGGAGGCGGAGAAGGAGGCCACTCTCGGGCGCCTGCGGGGAAGCGCCGACTTGGAGAGCCTCGCCGGGTGCGACCTCGTCATCGAGGCGGCCGTGGAGAATCTCGATCTCAAGCTTGATATCTTCAAGAGGCTCGGCGGCGTCGCGGGAGAGGAGGCCATCCTCGCCACCAACACCTCCTGCCTCCCCGTCACCGCCATGGCCGCCCAGACGAGGCGGCCCGGGCGGGTGCTCGGGCTCCACTTCTTCAACCCGCCCTACGCCATGCGCCTGGTCGAGGTGATCGAGGCCCAGCAGACCGAGCCCGAGATCGCCGCCTTCGGCCTGGCCTTCTGCCGGCGCCTCGGCAAGATCTCCATCCCCGTGAAGGACCGCCCCGGCTTCCTCGTGAACCGCCTCGTCGTGCCCTTCCTCAACCACGCGGCCCAGCTCTACGACGAGGGCTTGGCCCCGCGCGAGACGCTCGATCAGGCGGTGCGCGAGGGCCTGGGCCACCCGATGGGCCCTCTCACCCTCAGCGATCTCGTGGGCGTGGATGTGCTGACCTTCGTCGCGGAGGCCATGGCGCGCGAGCTCTACGAGCCCCGCTTCGGCCCCCCGCCCCTCCTTAGCCGCATGACCGCGGCGGGCTGGCTGGGGCGGAAGAGCGGGCGGGGGTTCTATGGGTATGAAGGGAGGTAG